The following proteins are co-located in the Flammeovirga kamogawensis genome:
- the ppk2 gene encoding polyphosphate kinase 2: MKKNEKFSKNGKLKKEYYEEELIRMQNELVKMQEWVKHTGMKVVVLFEGRDAAGKGGVIKRITERLNPRVARIVALGVPTEKEKSQWYFQRYVSHLPAAGEIVLFDRSWYNRTGVEKVMGFCTDDQYEEFLRTCPEFEKMLIRSGIILIKYWFSVSDDEQEKRFKERINSPIKRWKFSEMDLESRSKWVEYSKAKDNMFAYTDTKQSPWYVVKADDKKKARLNCISHFLSKVPYEEIKYKTIDLPKISKEGYIRPPMSEQSFVPDKY; the protein is encoded by the coding sequence ATGAAAAAGAACGAAAAATTTAGTAAAAACGGTAAACTAAAGAAAGAGTACTACGAAGAAGAATTAATCCGTATGCAAAATGAACTTGTGAAGATGCAAGAATGGGTAAAGCATACAGGAATGAAGGTGGTTGTACTTTTTGAAGGCCGTGACGCAGCGGGAAAAGGTGGTGTAATTAAACGAATTACAGAACGTTTAAACCCTAGAGTTGCCAGGATTGTTGCTTTAGGAGTTCCTACTGAAAAGGAAAAATCTCAATGGTATTTTCAACGTTATGTTTCTCATTTACCTGCAGCTGGAGAAATTGTTCTTTTTGATAGAAGTTGGTATAACCGTACAGGAGTTGAAAAAGTAATGGGCTTTTGTACAGATGATCAATACGAAGAGTTTTTAAGAACTTGCCCTGAATTTGAAAAAATGCTTATCCGTTCAGGTATAATTCTAATTAAGTATTGGTTTTCTGTTTCTGATGATGAACAAGAAAAAAGGTTTAAAGAAAGAATTAATTCTCCTATTAAAAGATGGAAGTTTAGTGAAATGGATTTAGAATCTAGATCAAAATGGGTAGAGTATTCAAAAGCAAAAGATAATATGTTTGCTTATACAGATACTAAACAATCACCATGGTATGTAGTAAAAGCAGACGACAAAAAGAAAGCTCGCCTTAACTGTATATCGCATTTCTTGTCTAAAGTACCTTACGAGGAGATTAAATACAAAACTATAGACTTACCTAAAATAAGTAAAGAAGGATATATAAGGCCTCCTATGAGTGAGCAATCTTTTGTTCCTGATAAATATTAG
- a CDS encoding ribonuclease H1 domain-containing protein: MAGSKKQKFYVVWEGGKPGIYTTWAECQKQVQGTKGAKYKSFDSKLEAQKAYNSNPSAYIFKKKSNTVKKSIDPSIGEPIMTNSIAVDAACSGARGPMEYRGVWLQNGKQMFIQGPYEDGTNNIGEFLGIVHALAFLKQHQYHDTIVYTDSRTAMKWVRDKKLKTTLTKNSKNKIIFELIDRAVSWLEHNSYKNPILKWETKAWGEIPADFGRK; this comes from the coding sequence ATGGCCGGGAGCAAAAAGCAAAAATTTTATGTTGTATGGGAAGGCGGAAAACCCGGTATTTATACAACTTGGGCGGAATGTCAGAAACAAGTTCAAGGTACAAAAGGTGCCAAATATAAATCTTTTGATTCTAAACTAGAAGCACAAAAAGCTTACAATAGTAATCCTAGTGCCTATATCTTTAAAAAGAAATCTAATACGGTAAAAAAAAGTATTGATCCTTCAATAGGTGAGCCGATCATGACCAATAGTATTGCCGTAGACGCCGCCTGTAGTGGTGCTAGAGGACCAATGGAATATAGAGGTGTATGGCTTCAGAACGGCAAGCAAATGTTTATACAAGGCCCTTATGAAGATGGCACTAATAATATTGGAGAATTTTTAGGTATTGTACATGCACTTGCATTTTTAAAGCAACATCAATATCATGATACAATAGTTTATACAGATAGTAGAACTGCAATGAAATGGGTTCGTGATAAAAAATTAAAAACTACGTTAACTAAAAACTCTAAGAATAAAATAATTTTTGAGTTAATTGACAGAGCTGTGAGTTGGCTTGAGCATAATTCTTACAAAAACCCTATTCTAAAGTGGGAAACAAAAGCTTGGGGTGAAATCCCTGCCGACTTTGGAAGAAAATAA
- a CDS encoding GNAT family N-acetyltransferase, whose translation MNTQTHFKLETKRLLLQEFSKDDAKGFFELNNDIDTLKYTGDTSFQSIEAAEIFIKECKHYTDYGFGRWSIRIKSNNEFIGFCGLKYSPLKQEIDIGFRIMKKYWKQGYATEAAKKMFSVCF comes from the coding sequence ATGAACACTCAAACTCACTTTAAACTAGAGACAAAACGTTTATTACTTCAAGAATTTTCGAAAGATGATGCTAAAGGCTTTTTTGAATTGAATAATGATATTGATACCTTAAAATATACAGGTGATACATCTTTTCAATCAATTGAAGCTGCTGAAATTTTTATCAAAGAGTGTAAACATTATACTGATTATGGCTTTGGAAGATGGAGTATTCGTATAAAAAGTAATAATGAATTTATTGGCTTTTGTGGGTTAAAATATTCTCCTCTCAAACAAGAAATAGATATTGGTTTTAGGATTATGAAAAAATACTGGAAACAAGGTTATGCTACAGAAGCTGCCAAAAAAATGTTTAGTGTATGCTTCTGA
- a CDS encoding response regulator transcription factor has translation MKKKIIIVEDNLDVQEAFKLLIETKTSDYTVINTYDSCEGAIENLDTDKPDIVLMDIDLPGMNGIEGTRHIRQSLPRTDILIISVHENSQYVFDALCAGATGYITKNSNHTQLLRALGEVSAGGAPMSTHIAKLVVKSFRRESESPLTSRETDVLNLLAEGKSYMDIADQISVSKDTVKFHIKNIYLKLQVSNKIEAVTKAKSEGFI, from the coding sequence ATGAAAAAAAAGATAATAATAGTTGAGGATAACTTAGATGTTCAAGAAGCATTCAAACTCTTAATTGAAACAAAGACCTCAGATTATACAGTAATAAATACCTATGATTCTTGTGAAGGTGCTATAGAAAACCTTGATACCGACAAACCTGATATCGTTTTAATGGATATCGATTTACCTGGAATGAACGGTATAGAAGGTACTAGGCACATTAGACAATCATTACCTAGAACTGATATACTAATTATTTCGGTTCACGAAAACAGTCAATATGTTTTTGACGCTCTTTGTGCAGGTGCAACAGGGTATATCACAAAAAACAGTAACCACACTCAATTATTAAGAGCTCTAGGTGAAGTTTCTGCAGGAGGTGCTCCAATGAGTACTCATATTGCCAAATTAGTAGTAAAATCTTTTAGAAGAGAAAGTGAATCTCCTCTAACATCAAGAGAAACTGATGTTCTTAATTTATTAGCTGAAGGGAAAAGTTATATGGATATAGCAGATCAAATATCTGTTTCTAAAGATACTGTCAAATTCCACATTAAAAATATCTACTTAAAATTACAGGTATCTAATAAAATTGAAGCTGTAACTAAAGCAAAAAGTGAAGGTTTTATTTAA